In Verrucomicrobiia bacterium, a genomic segment contains:
- a CDS encoding efflux RND transporter permease subunit, whose product MNFSHFFIRRPIFAGVLSTLIFLIGLMAMWRLPISEYPEVVPPTIVVRANYPGANPKTIAETVASPLEQAVNGVEDSLYMFSQATPDGVMTLTVTFKLGTDIDKAQVQVQNRVSQALPKLPEEVRQFGVTTTKQSPDLTMVVHLFSPNGRYNDVYLRNYATLQVKDVLARIPGAGDVEVFGSGDYAMRLWLNPDQLAARNLTASDVVAAVREQNVQVAAGAVGQQPVSRPVAFELQINAKGRLLSAEEFGQIVLKTGPNGQKTLLKDVGRVELSADSYSLRSLLDNKTAVALPIFQTPGANALQLSSAVRSTMEQLKKNFPAGLDYAVVYDPTVFVRHSIEAVVHTLLEAVLLVVIVVILFLQTWRASIIPLAAVPVSLIGTFAVMLALGFSINNLSLFGLVLAIGIVVDDAIVVVENVERNIALGLSPPDAARRAMSEVTSPIIATALVLCAVFVPTAFISGLTGQFYKQFAITIAISTVISAFNSLTLSPALCAVLLKAHGAPKDRFARLMDKALGWFFGPFNRVFAWSGNQYSAGVGAVLRKSMVALVVYGGLVLLTGWSFNQVPTGFVPTQDKQYLIAFAQLPEAASLDRTESVIRRMSDIGLKQPGVESAVAFPGLSISGFSVAPDAGIVFFTLKPFEERRAPNLSGPAIAAALNQKFASIQDAFVLTVPPPPVMGLGTIGGFKLYIEDRADLGYDALYQNVQNIVGKSYQTQGLASVFSTFTVNVPQLDADIDRIKAKQQGVPLQNLFETMQVYLGSLYINDFNRFGRTYKVIAQSDARFRERPEQITRLKTRNDKGQMVPLGTLVRVSETHGPARAMRYNGYPAAEINGGPAPGFSSGQAEALISKIAADTLPKGMAFEWTELTYQRILAGNTAIYVYPLCILLVFLVLAAQYESLRLPLAIILIVPMCLLFAIAGVWLKGSDNNIFTQIGLIVLVGLACKNAILIVEFAKHKQDQGLSSVQAAIEASRLRLRPILMTSIAFIAGVFPLVKSRGAGAEMRQAMGIAVFSGMIGVTLFGLFLTPVFYVTLMKLGFKAKTAPAAEPQTGMAPTPAQ is encoded by the coding sequence ATGAACTTCTCACATTTTTTCATCCGCCGGCCCATCTTCGCCGGGGTGCTCTCGACCCTCATTTTCCTCATCGGCTTGATGGCCATGTGGCGGCTGCCGATTAGCGAATATCCCGAGGTTGTTCCGCCGACCATTGTCGTTCGGGCCAATTATCCGGGCGCCAATCCCAAAACAATTGCCGAAACCGTGGCCTCCCCGCTCGAGCAGGCGGTCAATGGCGTAGAAGACTCGCTTTATATGTTTTCTCAAGCAACACCGGATGGCGTCATGACGCTGACGGTTACATTCAAGCTGGGCACCGACATAGACAAGGCCCAGGTGCAGGTGCAGAACAGGGTCTCGCAGGCCTTGCCTAAGTTGCCCGAGGAAGTCCGGCAGTTTGGTGTCACGACGACAAAGCAATCGCCGGACCTCACGATGGTGGTGCATCTCTTTTCCCCAAACGGGCGCTACAACGATGTGTATCTGCGCAATTATGCCACCTTGCAGGTTAAAGACGTGCTGGCCCGAATTCCCGGCGCGGGTGATGTCGAGGTTTTTGGTTCGGGCGATTACGCCATGCGCCTGTGGCTGAACCCCGACCAGCTCGCGGCCCGCAACCTCACAGCCAGTGACGTGGTGGCCGCTGTGCGCGAACAGAACGTCCAGGTCGCCGCAGGCGCAGTCGGCCAGCAACCCGTCTCGCGGCCAGTCGCGTTTGAGCTGCAGATCAATGCCAAAGGCCGGCTGCTTTCTGCCGAGGAATTCGGCCAGATCGTGCTTAAGACCGGTCCCAACGGCCAAAAAACGCTCCTTAAAGATGTTGGCCGCGTTGAACTCAGCGCCGACAGCTATTCTCTGCGCTCGCTGCTGGACAATAAGACCGCTGTCGCGCTGCCGATTTTTCAGACGCCTGGCGCCAATGCCCTCCAACTTTCCTCCGCAGTTCGCAGCACCATGGAGCAGTTGAAGAAGAATTTCCCCGCCGGCCTCGATTATGCCGTGGTGTACGACCCAACGGTCTTCGTGCGCCATTCCATCGAGGCGGTGGTGCACACGCTCTTGGAAGCCGTCCTGCTGGTCGTCATTGTAGTCATTCTTTTCCTCCAGACATGGCGTGCGTCAATTATCCCCTTGGCTGCCGTGCCCGTTTCGTTGATTGGCACTTTTGCTGTCATGCTGGCACTGGGATTCTCCATCAACAACCTCTCGCTTTTCGGACTGGTGCTGGCGATTGGAATTGTCGTGGACGACGCGATCGTGGTTGTTGAAAACGTCGAGCGCAACATTGCCCTGGGTTTGAGTCCGCCGGATGCAGCCCGGCGCGCCATGAGCGAGGTGACCAGCCCCATTATCGCCACGGCGCTGGTGTTGTGCGCTGTGTTTGTGCCCACGGCCTTCATCAGCGGCCTGACCGGGCAGTTTTACAAACAGTTTGCCATCACCATCGCCATTTCGACCGTTATCTCCGCATTCAACTCACTGACGCTCTCGCCGGCCTTGTGCGCAGTCCTGCTCAAAGCGCACGGGGCGCCAAAGGACCGCTTCGCCCGGCTCATGGACAAAGCGCTTGGCTGGTTCTTCGGTCCGTTTAACCGGGTGTTTGCCTGGTCGGGAAACCAATACTCCGCTGGCGTTGGGGCGGTGCTGCGCAAAAGCATGGTGGCTCTTGTGGTCTATGGCGGCCTGGTCCTGCTCACCGGTTGGAGTTTCAACCAGGTCCCCACCGGCTTCGTGCCAACGCAGGACAAGCAGTACCTAATCGCTTTCGCGCAATTGCCCGAGGCCGCCTCCCTCGACCGGACCGAGTCGGTCATTCGGCGGATGTCGGACATCGGGCTCAAACAACCGGGCGTGGAAAGCGCGGTCGCGTTTCCAGGGCTGAGTATCAGCGGGTTCAGCGTCGCGCCCGATGCGGGCATTGTCTTCTTCACGCTGAAACCCTTCGAGGAGCGCCGCGCCCCGAACCTTAGCGGCCCGGCCATCGCCGCCGCGCTGAACCAGAAGTTCGCTTCAATCCAGGATGCTTTCGTCCTGACGGTCCCGCCCCCGCCCGTTATGGGCCTTGGCACCATCGGCGGCTTCAAGCTCTACATCGAGGATCGGGCCGACCTGGGCTACGATGCCCTTTATCAAAATGTTCAGAACATTGTCGGCAAGAGCTATCAGACTCAGGGGCTTGCCAGCGTCTTCTCGACATTCACCGTCAACGTGCCCCAACTCGACGCCGACATCGACCGTATTAAGGCCAAACAGCAAGGCGTCCCGCTTCAAAATCTCTTCGAAACCATGCAGGTTTATCTCGGCTCGCTTTATATTAACGATTTCAACCGCTTCGGACGCACTTACAAAGTCATCGCCCAATCCGACGCCCGGTTCCGGGAGCGTCCGGAACAAATTACGAGGCTCAAGACCCGCAATGACAAAGGCCAGATGGTGCCGCTCGGGACGTTGGTTCGAGTGAGTGAAACACACGGACCGGCGCGCGCCATGCGATACAACGGCTACCCGGCGGCGGAAATCAACGGCGGGCCCGCCCCCGGCTTCAGCTCGGGCCAGGCCGAAGCGCTCATCTCCAAAATCGCCGCAGACACGCTGCCCAAAGGCATGGCCTTCGAGTGGACCGAGCTAACCTATCAGCGGATTCTGGCCGGCAACACCGCCATTTATGTTTATCCGCTGTGCATCCTGCTGGTGTTCCTGGTGCTCGCCGCGCAGTACGAGAGCCTCCGCCTGCCGCTGGCCATTATTCTCATCGTCCCCATGTGTTTGCTCTTTGCCATTGCGGGCGTTTGGCTCAAAGGCAGCGATAACAATATATTCACCCAAATCGGCCTGATTGTGCTTGTCGGGCTCGCTTGCAAGAATGCGATTCTCATCGTCGAGTTCGCCAAACACAAACAAGACCAGGGCCTCTCTTCAGTCCAGGCCGCCATCGAGGCCAGCCGGTTGCGGCTGCGGCCAATCCTAATGACCTCAATCGCCTTCATCGCCGGAGTGTTCCCGCTCGTCAAATCGCGCGGGGCCGGCGCCGAGATGCGCCAGGCGATGGGCATTGCAGTATTCAGCGGCATGATCGGGGTGACCCTGTTTGGCTTGTTCCTGACCCCGGTCTTCTACGTCACCTTGATGAAATTGGGCTTTAAAGCGAAAACTGCCCCTGCGGCAGAACCTCAAACCGGCATGGCGCCAACCCCTGCCCAATGA
- a CDS encoding enolase C-terminal domain-like protein produces the protein MNAKIDRFEVAVFQVPTDGPESDGTLEWDSTTLVLVEAYAGSDVGLGFTYASKSAAVLISEKLQTLVAGRDAMDIPGAWELMVCSLRNLGRPGISSMAIAAVDIALWDLKARLLQLPLVKLLGQVHPAVPAYGSGGFTSYSIARLTDQLGGWAQSGLPSVKMKIGRDPAQDLARIRAAREAIGPDTELFVDANGAYSRKQALLQAKDFEACGVRWFEEPVSSDDLHGLRLMRDRAPASMLISAGEYGYDSFYFRRMLEAGAVDVLQADATRCAGITGFMRAGSLCDAFLTPFSAHTAPSIHRHPCCALARALNIEYFYDHYRIEEMFFDGAAKPVQGKLTPDLSHPGLGLVFKRADAQRYAV, from the coding sequence ATGAATGCAAAAATCGACCGGTTCGAGGTCGCGGTCTTCCAGGTCCCTACCGATGGGCCTGAGTCGGATGGGACCTTGGAGTGGGATTCCACCACGTTGGTGCTGGTGGAGGCTTATGCGGGATCGGATGTTGGTCTGGGCTTTACCTACGCCAGCAAGAGCGCCGCTGTGTTGATCAGCGAAAAACTCCAAACGCTCGTGGCCGGGCGCGACGCCATGGACATCCCCGGCGCCTGGGAACTGATGGTTTGCTCGCTGCGCAATCTTGGGCGGCCCGGCATCTCCTCCATGGCCATCGCCGCCGTCGATATTGCCTTGTGGGACCTCAAGGCCCGCCTGCTCCAACTGCCTTTGGTCAAGCTCCTGGGCCAGGTCCACCCAGCCGTTCCCGCTTATGGCAGCGGCGGATTTACTTCCTACTCTATCGCGCGCCTGACCGACCAACTCGGCGGCTGGGCACAAAGCGGACTGCCCTCCGTCAAAATGAAAATTGGCCGCGACCCTGCCCAGGACCTGGCTCGAATTCGCGCCGCGCGCGAGGCGATTGGGCCTGACACAGAATTGTTCGTCGATGCCAATGGCGCTTACTCGCGCAAGCAGGCCCTGCTACAGGCCAAAGACTTCGAGGCCTGCGGAGTTCGATGGTTTGAGGAACCCGTCTCCTCGGATGATCTTCACGGCCTGCGCCTGATGCGAGACCGCGCTCCGGCCTCCATGCTGATTAGCGCCGGGGAGTATGGCTACGATTCTTTCTATTTCCGCCGCATGTTGGAGGCAGGCGCTGTGGATGTGCTGCAGGCCGACGCCACTCGTTGTGCGGGCATCACAGGCTTTATGCGCGCAGGCTCGCTCTGCGATGCCTTTTTGACCCCCTTCTCCGCCCACACCGCCCCTTCCATTCACCGCCATCCCTGTTGCGCGTTGGCACGCGCCCTCAATATCGAATATTTCTATGACCACTACCGCATTGAAGAAATGTTTTTCGATGGCGCGGCTAAACCGGTCCAGGGCAAACTTACCCCGGACTTGTCCCATCCGGGACTCGGCCTGGTCTTCAAGCGCGCCGACGCCCAACGCTATGCGGTTTGA
- a CDS encoding SDR family oxidoreductase yields MKRLMEDKVALVTGGTSGIGRAAALALSRAGAKVVVAGRREAEGYETVALIEKAGGQGKFIKADVSNEGEVEKLVADTVSKYGRLDAAFNNAGIEGEVGKQTHEQSAANYRAVMDINVLGVLLAMKHEIGAMLKNGGGSIVNNASVGALVGFPGVSVYVASKHAVLGLTKTAALEYAKQGIRVNAVSPGGIETPMLNRFTGGPGSDFFNQLAGMHPVGRLGRPEEIAEAVLWLSSDKASFVTGLSLTADGGWTAQ; encoded by the coding sequence ATGAAGCGATTAATGGAAGACAAAGTTGCCCTCGTCACCGGCGGAACCAGCGGAATTGGGCGCGCTGCGGCCCTGGCCTTGTCACGCGCAGGGGCAAAAGTGGTGGTCGCTGGCAGGCGTGAGGCGGAAGGCTATGAAACCGTCGCGCTGATAGAGAAGGCTGGAGGACAGGGGAAATTCATCAAAGCGGACGTCTCCAACGAAGGTGAAGTGGAAAAATTGGTGGCGGACACTGTTTCCAAATATGGCCGGCTCGATGCCGCTTTTAACAACGCCGGGATCGAAGGCGAGGTGGGAAAACAGACCCATGAGCAGTCCGCCGCAAACTACAGGGCGGTCATGGATATCAATGTCCTGGGGGTCCTGCTGGCCATGAAGCACGAGATTGGCGCCATGCTCAAGAACGGGGGCGGGTCGATTGTGAACAATGCTTCCGTCGGCGCCCTGGTTGGCTTTCCCGGTGTAAGCGTTTACGTGGCCAGCAAGCACGCCGTGCTGGGCCTGACCAAGACCGCGGCTCTCGAGTATGCCAAACAAGGCATTCGCGTCAATGCGGTCTCTCCCGGGGGCATCGAGACCCCAATGCTTAATCGCTTCACCGGCGGACCGGGTTCCGATTTTTTCAATCAACTGGCCGGCATGCATCCCGTTGGACGCCTTGGGCGTCCCGAAGAAATCGCTGAAGCCGTGCTTTGGCTCTCATCGGACAAAGCCTCGTTCGTTACGGGCCTGTCTCTGACAGCGGATGGGGGTTGGACCGCGCAATGA
- a CDS encoding DUF5069 domain-containing protein encodes MSDIIYPRSPRETMCGWMHLPRFIDKIRLHFAGKLHPDYQPNFCKGFDGRWLEAAGVDAKLFLDVVRNSITDGQVCDWALKNANKPESVKAALRERLLNYPKKDDPEMQARLKMRKEQAGLAHRTDIQSFVDFIDADEKRL; translated from the coding sequence ATGAGCGACATCATTTATCCCCGGAGCCCGCGAGAGACCATGTGCGGCTGGATGCATCTGCCGCGCTTTATTGACAAAATCCGCCTGCATTTCGCCGGAAAACTCCATCCGGATTACCAGCCCAATTTCTGCAAAGGGTTTGATGGTCGGTGGCTCGAAGCTGCAGGCGTCGATGCGAAGCTTTTTCTGGATGTGGTGCGCAACTCGATTACCGACGGCCAAGTGTGCGACTGGGCGCTCAAGAACGCGAACAAGCCTGAATCGGTCAAGGCCGCTCTCCGCGAACGATTGTTAAACTACCCCAAAAAGGACGATCCCGAGATGCAGGCGCGCCTCAAGATGCGCAAAGAACAGGCCGGCCTGGCGCATCGGACCGACATTCAGAGTTTCGTCGATTTCATCGACGCAGACGAAAAACGGCTGTAA
- a CDS encoding glycosyltransferase, translating to MNSNPLIQNSSLIRNRLATLPLAYAGEMPQANTEAQISPRPLEIIILGLSITSCRGNGHATIYRGLVQELAARGHRVLFLERDSEWRAFIRDLPNPPYCRLALYSTFKQLKDRFGTAIRNADLVVVGSFVHEGAAIGEWVTRVARGITAFYDIDTPVTLAKLLRGSLDYLSTALIPRYQMYLSLTGGPILDLIANRYGSPMARPLYCSVDPQLYYPQAQPKKWDLGYMGTYSEDRQPALDELLLRPACAWNKGRFIVAGPQYPRSIRWPKNVKRRTHIPPAKHRAFYNAQKFTLNITRAHMIETGFSPGARLLQAAACGSPIISDYWPGLETYFEPGREILLAHSSSQALQYLIDTTETERRRLAARAMQRVLASHTPRHRALELESYVLELLGGASKTAADGESRRLGPQDGPSPRELPSAEPLGILKPVCC from the coding sequence ATGAACTCCAATCCCCTCATCCAGAACTCAAGCCTCATCCGTAACCGCCTGGCCACCTTGCCATTGGCCTACGCCGGCGAAATGCCGCAAGCCAACACCGAAGCCCAGATCAGCCCTCGGCCCCTCGAAATAATCATCCTGGGATTATCCATCACCTCCTGCCGGGGCAATGGGCATGCCACGATCTACCGCGGCTTGGTCCAGGAACTTGCCGCACGCGGGCACCGGGTCCTGTTCCTCGAACGCGATTCGGAGTGGCGCGCCTTCATCCGCGACCTGCCCAATCCGCCTTACTGCCGGCTCGCCCTCTACTCGACCTTTAAGCAACTCAAGGACCGCTTCGGGACCGCCATTCGCAACGCGGATTTGGTGGTTGTTGGGTCATTTGTGCATGAAGGGGCGGCCATCGGTGAGTGGGTCACGCGCGTGGCCCGTGGCATCACCGCCTTCTACGACATTGATACTCCGGTCACTTTGGCCAAACTCCTCCGGGGCAGCCTGGATTATCTCTCCACGGCCCTCATCCCGCGCTACCAGATGTATCTCTCTTTAACGGGCGGGCCAATTCTCGATCTGATAGCAAACCGTTACGGCTCGCCTATGGCCCGCCCCCTCTACTGCTCTGTCGATCCGCAACTCTACTACCCGCAGGCGCAGCCAAAGAAATGGGACCTGGGTTACATGGGTACCTACAGCGAGGACCGGCAGCCTGCTTTGGATGAATTACTGTTGCGGCCGGCGTGCGCCTGGAATAAGGGCCGTTTTATCGTCGCCGGGCCGCAGTACCCGCGTTCCATTCGCTGGCCAAAGAATGTGAAACGCCGCACCCACATTCCGCCGGCCAAGCACCGTGCCTTTTATAATGCGCAGAAATTCACCCTCAATATCACCCGGGCCCATATGATCGAGACCGGCTTTTCCCCCGGCGCGCGCCTCCTTCAAGCCGCCGCCTGTGGCTCTCCAATCATCAGCGATTACTGGCCTGGCCTCGAAACTTACTTCGAACCTGGCCGTGAAATCCTCCTCGCCCATTCCTCCAGCCAGGCCTTGCAGTACCTGATTGACACCACCGAAACCGAGCGACGGCGCCTCGCTGCGCGCGCCATGCAGCGCGTTTTGGCAAGCCACACCCCCCGCCACCGCGCCCTGGAACTGGAATCATACGTTCTGGAGCTTCTGGGAGGAGCTTCGAAGACCGCGGCTGACGGAGAGAGCCGGCGGCTCGGGCCTCAAGACGGCCCCTCGCCCCGGGAGCTTCCCTCCGCAGAACCCCTTGGGATTCTTAAGCCAGTTTGTTGTTAA
- a CDS encoding peroxiredoxin encodes MKAISLLALAAAFLAVALGQAQAGDMPKVGEKAPLIQGTEQDGNGWKLSGVVGKKIVLLYFYPKDDTPGCTKEACGFRDRITDLKKENVEVVGVSFDSSASHQKFISKYNLNFPLLADTEGKIADAYGVRMTGRNMARRVSFLIGLDGRIVHITDSPNAATHLAENQEAIDKMKNG; translated from the coding sequence ATGAAAGCAATCTCATTACTCGCCTTGGCCGCCGCCTTCCTGGCCGTTGCCCTCGGCCAGGCCCAGGCCGGCGATATGCCCAAAGTCGGCGAGAAAGCCCCACTCATCCAGGGAACAGAACAGGACGGCAACGGCTGGAAGCTTTCCGGCGTGGTGGGGAAAAAAATCGTGCTGCTGTATTTTTATCCCAAGGACGACACCCCCGGCTGCACCAAGGAAGCTTGCGGGTTCCGCGACCGTATTACGGACCTCAAGAAAGAAAACGTTGAGGTTGTGGGCGTGAGTTTTGACTCGTCTGCAAGCCATCAGAAATTCATCTCCAAATACAATTTGAACTTTCCGTTGCTGGCGGATACGGAGGGCAAGATTGCCGATGCCTACGGCGTGCGCATGACCGGTCGAAACATGGCCCGGAGGGTAAGCTTCCTCATTGGATTGGATGGCCGGATCGTTCACATCACCGATTCCCCGAACGCCGCCACCCACCTGGCTGAGAACCAGGAGGCCATCGACAAAATGAAGAACGGGTGA
- a CDS encoding efflux RND transporter periplasmic adaptor subunit, whose amino-acid sequence MRFGLIPGRKFSALTAGLSLLLVAGCGERAPLPKPAPPAVTVAPVERKEIVEQDEFTGRIEPVRAVEVRPRVSGYIQEVRFQSGQLVKKGQVLFEIDPRWHQAAFDQRQAEFEEAKFRLDNARREADRAAQLLTNKAVSVEETDARQSAYQEAKAALLAAQAALDTAKLDLEYTKVRAPIDGRVSRALLTEGNYVSGLAGGASLLTTIVSVDPVYVYADIDENSLLKFNALVGANKVETDGAGKIPVELQLADETNYPHRGCIESFDNRLDSDTGTILLRAVFANPDGRLVPGLFARIRVPVSARYPALLVEERAIGTDQAQKFVLTLTSSNTVAYQSVKLGPEFEGKRIVRSGLQGSEEIVVNGLQRVRPGMPVAPQPEMAGNNGRSLATR is encoded by the coding sequence ATGAGATTTGGACTTATACCTGGTCGGAAGTTTTCGGCATTAACCGCGGGCCTGAGCCTGCTGCTGGTTGCCGGTTGCGGAGAGAGGGCGCCCCTGCCAAAACCCGCCCCGCCCGCGGTGACGGTCGCGCCGGTGGAACGCAAAGAGATTGTCGAGCAGGACGAGTTCACCGGGCGCATCGAACCGGTGAGAGCGGTCGAGGTCCGGCCACGCGTCTCGGGTTATATCCAGGAAGTCCGCTTCCAATCAGGCCAGCTTGTGAAAAAGGGCCAGGTGCTCTTTGAAATCGATCCGCGCTGGCACCAGGCGGCTTTCGACCAGCGCCAGGCCGAGTTCGAGGAGGCGAAGTTTCGCCTCGATAATGCGCGCCGCGAGGCCGACCGCGCTGCCCAACTGCTGACTAATAAAGCCGTTTCAGTCGAGGAAACCGACGCCCGCCAATCCGCCTATCAGGAGGCTAAGGCAGCCCTCCTCGCTGCCCAGGCGGCGCTCGACACGGCCAAACTCGACCTCGAATATACCAAGGTCCGGGCCCCTATCGACGGGCGCGTCAGCCGCGCGCTCCTGACTGAAGGCAATTACGTCAGCGGCCTGGCGGGCGGCGCCAGCCTCCTCACCACGATTGTGTCCGTGGACCCTGTCTATGTTTATGCGGACATCGATGAAAATTCGCTCCTGAAATTCAACGCCCTGGTGGGCGCCAACAAGGTGGAAACCGATGGCGCCGGCAAAATCCCAGTCGAATTACAGCTCGCCGATGAGACAAATTATCCGCACCGCGGCTGCATCGAGTCGTTTGATAACCGTCTCGATTCTGACACCGGCACCATCCTGTTGCGCGCGGTCTTTGCCAATCCCGATGGGCGGCTGGTCCCGGGTCTTTTTGCGCGAATCCGGGTGCCGGTCAGCGCGCGCTATCCGGCGCTGCTGGTCGAAGAGCGCGCTATCGGCACCGACCAGGCTCAGAAATTTGTGCTGACGCTGACATCCTCGAACACCGTTGCATACCAGTCGGTAAAGCTGGGGCCTGAATTCGAGGGCAAACGCATCGTCCGTTCCGGCCTGCAAGGGTCCGAAGAAATCGTGGTGAATGGACTTCAACGGGTGCGCCCCGGGATGCCAGTCGCCCCTCAACCCGAAATGGCCGGCAACAATGGCCGAAGCCTCGCCACGCGTTAG